One cyanobiont of Ornithocercus magnificus DNA segment encodes these proteins:
- a CDS encoding ribosome assembly cofactor RimP, with product MHGFQLRDIQLLTYLNKLTVQIQIQHQGGDGLTLNDCAAFSAPMGEAIEASGVLTEAYTLEISSPGISDLLQTDQDFKTFRGFPVSVIFCGADSVEQVATGLLLERSDNHLRLNMRGLVRHIPRDKVLSVSLTKLTG from the coding sequence ATGCATGGCTTTCAGCTACGCGACATTCAACTTCTCACTTACCTTAATAAACTGACCGTGCAGATCCAAATCCAACATCAGGGAGGTGATGGTCTCACCCTAAATGATTGTGCTGCTTTTAGTGCTCCCATGGGTGAGGCCATTGAAGCATCAGGCGTGCTCACTGAGGCATATACCCTAGAGATCAGCAGTCCTGGTATCAGTGATTTGCTTCAGACCGATCAGGATTTCAAGACCTTCCGAGGCTTCCCAGTTTCAGTAATTTTCTGCGGTGCCGATAGCGTTGAACAGGTGGCAACAGGTTTGCTGCTAGAACGATCGGATAATCATCTGCGACTTAACATGCGCGGCCTAGTTAGACACATCCCCAGAGACAAAGTCCTCTCAGTCAGTTTGACTAAACTCACTGGTTGA